TCTCGCCCGGCCCCTTGCCGCCGAGGTCGTGGCCGGCCGGCACGTGGAGGGCCGACGTGTCGACGCCCTCCGCGGCGAGCTCGTCGAGCAGGCCGGCGGCGCGGGCGCGGCTGGCCATCATCGCCACGTAGGAGGCGTCCGAGGCCAGTGCCGCGCGCAGCACCGCGGGGGCGTCGGGGGCGTCGTGGTCGCAGAGCACCACGGCGTCGCCGGGCTGCGGGTCGAGCCCCGGACCGCCGTCGTCCATGGCCTCCACCACGACGTTGCGACCGGCCGCGGAGGCGATGGCGGCGATGGCGCGGGAGATGGGGTTGTCGGTCAGGACCAGGATGCGGCCGTGCTCGGCCCTGTCGTCGGACCACGGCTGCTGGCGCTCACCCATGCGGGCCACCCTAGGCTCGCCCGCATGCCGGTCACCATCCCTTCGGGGCTGCAGTCGCGCCGTGCGCTCGGGGAGGACTGGGCGCGCTGGCTCGACCGGCTGCCGCGACTGACGAGCGAGCTGCTCGCCGACTGGGGGCTGCGCCCGGACGGGGACCCGCTCCACGGCTGGTGCTCGCTGGTCGTCCCGGTGCGCGACGCCGACGGCCTCACCGGGGCGCTCAAGATCAGCTTCGACGGCGACGAGGAGTCCCTCCACGAAGGGCTGGCGCTGCAGCACTGGGGCGGGAGCGGTGCCGTCCGGCTGCGCACGGCCGACCCGCGCAGGCGCGCACTGCTGCTCGACTGGCTCCCCGGGCCCGACCTCACCGACGCGTGGGACGTCGAGGCGTGCGAGGTGGTGGGCGAGCTCTACACCCGGCTCCACATCCCCGCCCTGCCGCAGCTGGCGAGCGTCACGTCGTACGTCGAGCGGTGGCTGAGCGAGCTCGAGGCGCTCGGCCTCGACATCCCGGTGCCGCGGCGCTACGTCGAGCAGGCCCTGTCCCTCGGCCCCGACCTCCTCGCCACCGACGCGCCCCCGGTCGTCGTCCACGGCGACCTGCACTACGCCAACGTGATGGCCGACGAGACGGGGGAGTGGCGCGCGATCGACCCCAAGCCGATGGCCGGCGACCCCCACTACGAGCCGGCGCCGATGCTCTGGAACCGGATGGAGGAGCTCAGCGGCCCGCTCGCGGTCGGGTCGGTGCGCGACGGGCTGCGCCGGCGCTTCCACGCGCTCGTCGACGCGGGCGGCCTCGACGAGGCGCGCGCCCGTGACTGGGTCGTGGTCCGCATGGTGCTCAACGCCGGCTGGACGGTGCAGGACGCCCAGGGGGCCGGGCGCCGGCTGACGGGTGACGAACGGGACTGGATCACCCGCTGCATCGCGGTGATCAAGGCCGTGCAGGACTGACGGGAGCGTCTCGGCTCCTGCGCCCCGGGCCGCGACGCGACGGCCCACGGACGTGTCCCGCGATCGCGTCGGAGTGGGTCGAAAGTCGGAAAGTCGGCGGCAGGACTGGACATTCCCCCCATTTGCTACCGCTCGGTAAACGCAGTGATCTAGGTTACAGCCCACACGTCACCAGCATCCCCCTCCAGCACGCCCCCCAGCATCCCCTGTGGCGCCCGCCGCCACGTCCCGACGAATGAGTAGGTAACAGATGCCGACCACGATCGACACGGCCTTCCTCGACCAGATGCCGCCCAACGTCGCCGTGCAGTTCTTCGACCGCGTGAGCGCCACTCCCGACGCCGAGGCGTTCCGCTTCCCGCGGGGGGAGGCGTGGGAGTCCGTCACCTGGAAGCAGGCGGGCGACAAGGTCGAGGCGCTCGCCGCCGGCCTGATCGCGGTGGGCGTCGAGCCCGAGCAGCGCGTCGGCATCGCCTCCGGCACGCGCTACGAGTGGATCCTGGCCGACCTCGCCGTCATGTGCGCGGCCGGGGCGACCACCACCGTCTACCCGACCACCAACGCCGAGGACACCGTCTACATCCTCGCCGACTCCGAGAGCCGGGTGGTCTTCGCCGAGGACGACGAGCAGGTCGCCAAGCTGACCGCGCACCGCGGCGAGCTGCCCCACGTCACCAAGGTCGTCGTCTTCGACGGCGCCACCGACGGCGACTGGATCATCTCCCTCGACGACCTCGCCGCGCTCGGCGCGGAGCGGCTCGCCACCGAGCCCGACGTGGTGCGTACGACGTCGCAGGCCATCCGTCCCGACCAGCTCGCCACCCTCATCTACACCTCCGGCACGACCGGACGCCCCAAGGGCGTGCGGCTGCGGCACTCGTCCTGGGTCTACGAGGGCGAGGCGATCCGCGCGCAGGGCATCCTCGGCCCCGACGACCTCGAGTTCCGCTGGCTGCCGATGGCGCACTCGTTCGGCAAGGTGCTGATGTCGACGCAGATGGCGTGCGGGTTCGCCGCGGCGATCGACGGTCGCGTCGACAAGATCGTCGACAACCTGGGCGTGGTGAAGCCGACGTTCATGGGCGCCGCGCCGCGCATCTTCGAGAAGGCCCACGGCCGGATCGTCACCATGCAGGCCGCCGAGGGTGGAGCCAAGGAGAAGATCTTCAAGAAGGCCTTCGAGGTCGGTCTCGACGTCGAGCGCCGCAAGCGCGAGGGCAAGCCGGTGCCGCTGGGCCTCAAGGTGCAGCACGGCCTGTTCGACAAGCTGGTGTTCAGCAAGATCCGCGACCGGTTCGGCGGAAACGTCCGCTTCTTCATCTCCGGCGCCGCCGCGCTCAACCGCGACATCGCCGAGTGGTTCGGCGCCGCCGGCATCACCATCCTCGAGGGCTACGGCCTCACCGAGAGCTCGGCGGGGTCCTTCGTCAACCACCCCGACGACAACAAGTTCGGCACGGTCGGCTCGGTCTTCCCGGGCAGCGAGGTCAAGCTCGGCGAGAACGACGAGGTCATGATCAAGGGCCCCGGCATCATGGACGGCTACCACAACCTTCCCGAGGAGACCGCGAAGACGCTGACCTCCGACGGCTGGCTGCACACCGGTGACAAGGGCGCCATCGACGAGGACGGCCACCTGGTCATCACCGGGCGGATCAAGGAGCTCTTCAAGACGTCCGGCGGCAAGTACATCGCCCCGCCGGCGATCGAGTCGAAGTTCAAGGCCGTGTGCCCCTACGCCAGCCAGTTCATGGTGTTCGGCGACGAGCGCAACTACTGCGTCGCGCTCGTCACCCTCGACCCGGACGCCATGGCCGGCTGGGCCGAGGAGAACGGCATGAGCGGGGCCTCCTACACCGAGATCGTCACCTCCGACGCGGTGCAGAAGATGGTCGGCGACTACGTCGAGGAGCTCAACAGCCACCTCAACCGCTGGGAGACCATCAAGAGGTGGCGGCTCCTCGACCACGACCTCACCATCGAGTCGGGCGAGCTGACCCCCTCCATGAAGGTCAAGCGCAACGTGGTGCAGGACAACCACCGCGCGATCATCGAGGAGATGTACGCCTGACGGATCCGGCGCGCCCGGCCGCGGGCGCACGCGCGTACTGGTGAACGGGTGCCGGTGGGAGACCACTGGCACCCGTTCGCACGTGGCCCACATGGTTGGATACCGGCGTGCCCCCCGCCCAGCCCGACGGCGACGTCGCCCCCGAGGACGGCCTGCTGCCCGACGAGGCGTGGGCCCAGTTCGGCACCAAGCCGTTCGGTCTCTACGTCCACGTCCCGTTCTGCTCGGTGCGCTGCGGCTACTGCGACTTCAACACCTACACCGCCGAGGAGCTCGGTGACGAGGTCGGCGCCGGCCGCTCGTCCTACGCCGAGGCGGCGATCCGCGAGATCCGGTTCGCCCGCCAGGTGCTCGGCCACCGCGACGTCAAGATCGACACCATCTTCTTCGGCGGCGGCACGCCGACCCTGCTCAAGCCGGCCGACCTCGGCGCCGTGGTGGCCAGCGCGGCCGCCGAGTTCGGCCTGTCCGACGGCATCGAGATCACGACCGAGGCCAACCCCGACAGCGTCGCCGTCTGGGACCTCGAGGAGCTGCGCACCGCCGGCTTCAACCGGATCTCCTTCGGCATGCAGTCGGCCGTCGACCACGTGCTGCGCACCCTCGACCGCACCCACGACCCGATGCGGGTGCCCGCGGTCGTCGAGTGGGCGCGCCAGGCGGGCTTCGACGACGTCAGCCTCGACCTGATCTACGGCACGCCGGGGGAGTCGCTGGCCGACTGGGAGACCTCCGTCGACGCCGCCCTCGCCTGCCGTCCCGACCACGTATCGGCCTACTCGCTCATCGTCGAGGAGGGCACCGCGATGGGCCGCCAGGTCGCCCGCGGCGAGCTGCCGATGCCCGACGAGGACGACCTCGCCGACAAGTACCACCTCGTCGACGAGAAGCTCTCGTCCGCGGGGATGAGCTGGTACGAGGTGTCCAACTGGGCGACCTCGCCCCAGCACTGGTGCCGCCACAACCTCCTCTACTGGACCGGCGGGCACTGGTGGGGCGTCGGGCCGGGGGCGCACTCGCACGTCGGCGGTGTCCGCTGGTGGAACGTCAAGCACCCGGCGGCCTATGC
The sequence above is drawn from the Nocardioides sp. zg-1228 genome and encodes:
- a CDS encoding aminoglycoside phosphotransferase family protein produces the protein MPVTIPSGLQSRRALGEDWARWLDRLPRLTSELLADWGLRPDGDPLHGWCSLVVPVRDADGLTGALKISFDGDEESLHEGLALQHWGGSGAVRLRTADPRRRALLLDWLPGPDLTDAWDVEACEVVGELYTRLHIPALPQLASVTSYVERWLSELEALGLDIPVPRRYVEQALSLGPDLLATDAPPVVVHGDLHYANVMADETGEWRAIDPKPMAGDPHYEPAPMLWNRMEELSGPLAVGSVRDGLRRRFHALVDAGGLDEARARDWVVVRMVLNAGWTVQDAQGAGRRLTGDERDWITRCIAVIKAVQD
- a CDS encoding long-chain fatty acid--CoA ligase, which encodes MPTTIDTAFLDQMPPNVAVQFFDRVSATPDAEAFRFPRGEAWESVTWKQAGDKVEALAAGLIAVGVEPEQRVGIASGTRYEWILADLAVMCAAGATTTVYPTTNAEDTVYILADSESRVVFAEDDEQVAKLTAHRGELPHVTKVVVFDGATDGDWIISLDDLAALGAERLATEPDVVRTTSQAIRPDQLATLIYTSGTTGRPKGVRLRHSSWVYEGEAIRAQGILGPDDLEFRWLPMAHSFGKVLMSTQMACGFAAAIDGRVDKIVDNLGVVKPTFMGAAPRIFEKAHGRIVTMQAAEGGAKEKIFKKAFEVGLDVERRKREGKPVPLGLKVQHGLFDKLVFSKIRDRFGGNVRFFISGAAALNRDIAEWFGAAGITILEGYGLTESSAGSFVNHPDDNKFGTVGSVFPGSEVKLGENDEVMIKGPGIMDGYHNLPEETAKTLTSDGWLHTGDKGAIDEDGHLVITGRIKELFKTSGGKYIAPPAIESKFKAVCPYASQFMVFGDERNYCVALVTLDPDAMAGWAEENGMSGASYTEIVTSDAVQKMVGDYVEELNSHLNRWETIKRWRLLDHDLTIESGELTPSMKVKRNVVQDNHRAIIEEMYA
- a CDS encoding XdhC family protein, whose product is MGERQQPWSDDRAEHGRILVLTDNPISRAIAAIASAAGRNVVVEAMDDGGPGLDPQPGDAVVLCDHDAPDAPAVLRAALASDASYVAMMASRARAAGLLDELAAEGVDTSALHVPAGHDLGGKGPGEIALSVVAEVVAESYGRPGGPMRG
- the hemW gene encoding radical SAM family heme chaperone HemW, with product MPPAQPDGDVAPEDGLLPDEAWAQFGTKPFGLYVHVPFCSVRCGYCDFNTYTAEELGDEVGAGRSSYAEAAIREIRFARQVLGHRDVKIDTIFFGGGTPTLLKPADLGAVVASAAAEFGLSDGIEITTEANPDSVAVWDLEELRTAGFNRISFGMQSAVDHVLRTLDRTHDPMRVPAVVEWARQAGFDDVSLDLIYGTPGESLADWETSVDAALACRPDHVSAYSLIVEEGTAMGRQVARGELPMPDEDDLADKYHLVDEKLSSAGMSWYEVSNWATSPQHWCRHNLLYWTGGHWWGVGPGAHSHVGGVRWWNVKHPAAYAARLARGVSPALAREVLGYQDQRVERILLEIRLVEGLPVTALEATGRSQVARLVADGLVELATERLVLTQRGRLLADAIVRDLVD